In a single window of the Prevotella melaninogenica genome:
- a CDS encoding ExbD/TolR family protein — protein MGKVKVKKSDTFIDMTPMSDVMTLLLTFFMLTSTFVKNEPVKVNTPGSVSETKVPENGVLTILVSPQKGPNGTPTGEGQVFMSYDNTNELGQIVDQMGVTLTPAQKKTFVAESTFGTPLDKLAAYLSKPAAERGNELPKMGIPLDSIQGQEMTEFQQWVNAARQVNPKVRLAIKSDADSPYGTVKKVMSELQDMDESHYYMITQLDAKKAAQAANK, from the coding sequence ATGGGTAAAGTAAAAGTTAAGAAGAGTGACACCTTTATCGACATGACGCCTATGTCAGACGTTATGACCCTGTTGCTTACCTTCTTCATGCTGACATCTACGTTCGTAAAGAACGAGCCAGTGAAGGTAAATACTCCGGGTTCTGTGTCTGAAACTAAGGTGCCTGAGAATGGTGTCCTGACAATTCTCGTTAGTCCTCAAAAAGGACCTAATGGAACGCCTACTGGTGAAGGCCAGGTTTTCATGAGCTATGATAATACCAATGAGTTGGGTCAGATCGTAGATCAGATGGGCGTAACATTGACTCCTGCACAGAAGAAAACTTTTGTTGCTGAGTCTACATTTGGTACTCCGCTCGATAAATTGGCTGCTTATTTGTCAAAGCCAGCAGCAGAGCGTGGTAATGAACTCCCTAAGATGGGTATTCCTCTCGATAGTATCCAAGGACAGGAGATGACTGAGTTCCAGCAGTGGGTTAACGCAGCCCGCCAGGTGAACCCTAAGGTTAGACTTGCTATCAAGTCAGACGCTGATTCTCCTTATGGTACCGTTAAGAAGGTAATGAGCGAACTCCAGGATATGGATGAGAGCCATTACTATATGATCACACAGTTGGACGCTAAAAAGGCTGCTCAGGCAGCTAATAAGTAA
- a CDS encoding ExbD/TolR family protein, producing MEMMDTGKEGGKQKKLTVRVDFTPMVDMLMLLITFFMLCTSLSKPSTMELTMPSNDKTQKEDQKNEAKESHSITIYIADGDKIFYGNGKPEYDNANWLKPADWSNTPSGIRYVLQHKQVGDPSTGDPVSIPYQDMDIAVKELNRKKQANPASYPDSIYQAELSAIKTGMINGKKVSTMTVIIKPTDQASYRHLVDILDEMQISYIGTYVIDKLTDQDKALLAKKGIKA from the coding sequence ATGGAAATGATGGATACAGGAAAAGAAGGCGGCAAGCAGAAGAAGTTAACCGTACGCGTAGACTTTACGCCGATGGTGGATATGCTTATGTTGCTGATTACCTTCTTCATGCTTTGTACTTCACTTAGCAAGCCTTCAACTATGGAGTTGACGATGCCAAGTAATGATAAAACTCAGAAAGAAGATCAGAAGAATGAGGCCAAGGAGTCACACTCTATTACGATTTACATTGCTGACGGAGATAAAATCTTCTACGGTAACGGTAAACCAGAGTATGATAACGCTAATTGGCTGAAGCCAGCTGATTGGAGTAACACTCCAAGTGGTATTCGCTACGTTCTTCAGCATAAGCAGGTGGGTGACCCTTCAACAGGTGATCCAGTTTCTATCCCATATCAGGATATGGATATTGCGGTGAAGGAACTGAATCGTAAGAAGCAGGCTAATCCAGCTTCTTATCCTGATAGCATTTATCAGGCTGAGTTGTCTGCGATCAAAACTGGTATGATTAATGGCAAAAAGGTTTCAACCATGACTGTCATTATTAAGCCAACGGACCAGGCGTCATATCGTCATTTGGTAGACATCCTCGATGAAATGCAGATTTCATATATTGGAACTTACGTCATTGACAAGCTGACAGACCAAGACAAGGCTCTCTTAGCCAAGAAAGGTATCAAAGCTTAA